A window of the Terriglobia bacterium genome harbors these coding sequences:
- a CDS encoding CoA transferase: protein MAKGNGSAIPAAAKEVFEDYCRKLFNPKSEFSKPEALKGLRVLSCTQYILGPSCASYLAELGAEVIKIEAPRRGEAMRHTTPFNEPFLYPLSKYIPERGTGLGFVGANPNEYFISVDFHRPEGQSIVKKLAAKSDVFVENYRPGTFDRWGLGYRQLKEINPRLVYCWLGGFGGWGPGRVRASYDILGQSQGGNFGMTGKPEFMGGAPAKHTIWLADYWGGMMGALQVLAALYYRDKVSGQGTFTEYSQVHGVTRQLEYALPLYGRHGITRERWGNWDTQLCVHGIIMCGKSSYPKSENPQESEEGYILVSAYSDKDFAKLCKVIGNGNFATKYAKATERVKAKSQMEIYPVLEKWAADKTKEEVAAILDKAGIINQPVWNAKEVANHPHWKERGAVRWLDDPIYGDLLHQGPAYKMSHTPPRLKWALKPVGADNEYVLGKLAGLSPDELNRLAEQETI, encoded by the coding sequence ATGGCAAAGGGAAATGGATCAGCCATTCCTGCGGCAGCGAAGGAAGTTTTCGAGGATTACTGTCGCAAGTTGTTCAACCCAAAATCAGAGTTCTCCAAGCCGGAAGCGCTCAAGGGACTGCGCGTGCTGTCGTGCACGCAGTACATCCTGGGGCCTTCCTGCGCCTCCTACCTGGCAGAACTCGGCGCCGAGGTCATCAAGATCGAAGCGCCACGGCGCGGCGAAGCCATGCGGCACACCACTCCCTTCAACGAACCGTTCCTCTACCCGCTCTCCAAGTACATCCCGGAGCGGGGCACAGGGCTGGGTTTCGTGGGGGCCAACCCCAACGAGTACTTCATCTCGGTGGACTTCCACCGGCCTGAGGGCCAGTCGATCGTCAAGAAGCTGGCCGCCAAGTCGGATGTATTCGTCGAGAACTACCGCCCCGGCACCTTCGACCGCTGGGGCCTCGGCTACCGCCAACTGAAGGAGATCAACCCGCGGTTGGTCTACTGCTGGCTGGGCGGCTTCGGGGGATGGGGTCCGGGGCGCGTGCGCGCTTCCTACGACATCCTCGGGCAGTCCCAGGGCGGCAACTTCGGCATGACCGGAAAGCCGGAGTTCATGGGCGGCGCGCCGGCCAAGCACACCATCTGGCTGGCCGACTATTGGGGCGGCATGATGGGCGCACTCCAGGTTCTGGCGGCGCTCTATTACCGCGACAAGGTGTCGGGCCAGGGCACATTCACCGAGTACTCGCAGGTGCACGGCGTCACCCGCCAGCTGGAGTATGCGCTCCCGCTGTACGGGCGGCACGGCATCACCCGCGAGCGCTGGGGCAACTGGGACACCCAGTTGTGCGTTCACGGGATCATCATGTGCGGCAAATCCTCGTACCCCAAGTCGGAGAACCCGCAGGAGAGCGAGGAGGGCTACATCCTGGTCAGCGCTTACAGCGACAAGGACTTCGCCAAGCTGTGCAAGGTGATCGGCAATGGCAACTTCGCAACTAAGTATGCCAAGGCCACGGAACGCGTCAAAGCCAAGAGCCAGATGGAGATCTATCCCGTGCTGGAGAAGTGGGCGGCGGACAAGACCAAGGAAGAGGTCGCGGCCATTCTGGACAAGGCCGGGATCATCAACCAGCCGGTCTGGAACGCCAAGGAAGTAGCCAACCATCCGCACTGGAAAGAACGCGGCGCCGTCCGCTGGCTGGACGACCCGATCTACGGCGATCTGCTCCACCAGGGCCCGGCGTACAAGATGTCGCACACGCCGCCTCGCCTGAAGTGGGCGCTGAAACCCGTGGGTGCCGACAACGAATA
- a CDS encoding CoA transferase yields the protein MATNGNPKLPPWPAVPIAKPEEVYAGLSDQAKDYPLFLESILRQEHNFEKPEALSRIRVLDCTTRMMIGHWCSSQLAELGAEVIQVEPPGGDPLRQLTPFGRREYMFKDKETGEEVGAQFLHEMRNKLSITLNLDSEEGREIFKQLVVHSDVVIENAPPGQFDEWGIGYRQLKELNPRLVYCWVGQRGQWGPLKDKEGMLDPVAQASCGFVHGTGDPKEFGGTPMRSALWMADHVGGTCAGIGILAAIYYRDTVSGEGQFIEATSAEAIIRILDYSWAWHSMDGSIRPRFGNWDLAINIYAVNPCKDGYMMVGGGHDRLWYRIWRVVGDEYPKVEDDILGDPHLREVADRLAYNQQVKTYTMLCEWLKDNSRADAERKLSKQQVASGGVLYVNEVAEYPHFKYRGHVAEYDSPHYGKILYATTPFQQHRTPGRMKWLGRPTGYDNQDVYRRLLGFTREDFKRLEAVSALAEEDEEEL from the coding sequence ATGGCAACAAACGGCAATCCCAAACTGCCGCCGTGGCCGGCGGTACCGATCGCGAAGCCGGAAGAGGTTTACGCCGGGCTCAGCGATCAAGCCAAGGACTATCCACTGTTCCTGGAGTCCATCCTGCGCCAGGAACATAACTTTGAGAAACCCGAAGCTCTTTCCCGCATCCGCGTGCTGGACTGCACCACCCGCATGATGATCGGGCACTGGTGCTCGTCGCAGCTCGCCGAACTCGGCGCCGAAGTCATCCAGGTCGAACCTCCGGGCGGCGACCCCCTGCGCCAGCTCACTCCCTTCGGCCGCCGGGAATACATGTTCAAGGACAAGGAGACCGGCGAAGAGGTGGGCGCGCAGTTCCTGCACGAGATGCGGAACAAACTGTCCATCACCCTCAACCTCGACTCGGAAGAAGGGCGCGAGATCTTCAAGCAGCTCGTCGTTCACAGCGACGTGGTGATCGAGAACGCGCCTCCGGGCCAGTTCGATGAGTGGGGGATCGGCTACCGCCAGCTCAAGGAGCTCAACCCGCGGCTGGTGTACTGCTGGGTCGGACAGCGCGGCCAGTGGGGCCCGCTGAAAGACAAGGAAGGCATGCTCGACCCGGTGGCCCAGGCTTCGTGCGGATTCGTGCACGGCACCGGCGACCCCAAGGAGTTCGGCGGCACACCCATGCGTTCCGCGCTGTGGATGGCGGACCATGTGGGTGGAACGTGCGCAGGGATCGGTATCCTCGCGGCCATCTACTACCGCGACACGGTCTCGGGTGAGGGCCAGTTCATCGAAGCGACCTCGGCTGAGGCCATCATCCGCATCCTGGACTACAGCTGGGCGTGGCACTCCATGGACGGCAGCATCCGTCCGCGCTTCGGCAATTGGGACCTGGCCATCAACATTTACGCCGTCAATCCCTGCAAGGACGGCTACATGATGGTGGGCGGCGGTCACGATCGCCTCTGGTACCGCATCTGGCGCGTGGTCGGCGACGAGTATCCGAAAGTCGAGGACGACATCCTCGGCGATCCGCACCTGCGCGAAGTGGCCGATCGTCTGGCCTACAACCAGCAGGTCAAGACCTACACCATGCTGTGCGAGTGGCTGAAGGACAACTCGCGCGCCGACGCGGAGCGCAAGCTGTCCAAGCAGCAAGTCGCATCGGGCGGTGTGTTGTACGTGAACGAAGTGGCCGAGTATCCGCACTTCAAGTACCGCGGGCACGTGGCCGAGTACGACTCGCCGCACTACGGGAAGATCCTGTACGCCACCACCCCGTTCCAGCAGCACCGGACACCGGGCCGAATGAAATGGCTCGGGCGTCCCACGGGCTATGACAACCAGGACGTGTACCGCCGCCTGCTCGGCTTCACGCGCGAGGACTTCAAGCGCCTGGAAGCCGTCAGCGCCTTGGCGGAGGAAGATGAGGAGGAACTCTGA
- a CDS encoding carboxypeptidase regulatory-like domain-containing protein: MSLSKRCSILFFVAMLAASAVPAAAQYTVGRIEGTVSDRTGAVLRGATVTLRHLETNATRSFTTGPTGLYVFFALPPGRYELRAEAPRFAPTVVSATVVTSQTVTQDLVLEVGAAPATTVEVVGGVSELDVADAQRSTTRSAAEIANLPGLGHNMMSLVHLGAGLAPTNNPRGGSTFGGGGSYVIVLGVQSGLIAANGGRARASSVQLDYTDANDWEGGGFAPGMQAISPDMLQEFKLLTSNFSAEYGVKSNAQVMMVTRSGSNSLHGTAYDFLQNDALNARDYFDTTGKATPVKQNIWGFTLGGPLRRDKTFFFGGYEGRKTRGNAITSVSTLPSDAARATVSDPVVKDLIDTYLPEPTEPIVGQPMLGRYVTQIPSPMDTYQFVFKADQRFSDAHSISARYLQSTAAFVARFPSQNALPGFDVDNHFALRNVNLTDTYVFSPKTVNELRFSYGNAAAAGLPQNGLETPRFLIVGVVNFGSLQSVPATRSFNVYQVNDLFSHVHGAHVLKFGGDLRFIYDNSVNATNARGVFTFPNLNAFLTGKPSSWKQLFGDTERNFHTAVHGFFFQDDWKVASTFTVNLGVRWEIQAAQTEADGKSSVLDPGTPGSIGAAGSGPLGTFRTSGPAIAANPFNLAPRIGFAWNPGHGNFVIRGGYGIYWDSFTFGPLAAARSAPPFNYTLSCPPCVIGGANSFANLIDGTAPIQAQGNAQVGSFGALLNFGQVTTVDPNLANPYVQNFSLGVERRLGKDYVVSLGYVGTKANHLTRLIPINSKIGGARLDPRFDQVDTHDDGGGSIYHSLQAEVRKNFSHGLQLQASYTWSKSIDDASDFAPTIQANDNSYIQDASNPQAERAVSNFDIPHRIVVTAIWNLPFFRSQKGVLGKAFGGWSFQSVNMWQSALPATIMSGAVAGVVDVNQDGNLIPTGLDNTRANCNPAGFGFVLGDPTGIYGYTQPALGSNGSCERNSARMRSLTNFDWAFAKSFRLSESGPAGAGPWDLQFRAELVNIFNTPFLTAQGDAWRTVASPTFGQINAAGIPRKAQVALKLQW, encoded by the coding sequence GTGTCCCTCTCCAAGCGATGCAGCATTCTCTTTTTTGTCGCCATGCTGGCGGCGAGCGCGGTTCCCGCCGCCGCGCAGTACACCGTGGGCCGCATTGAAGGCACGGTCAGCGACCGCACCGGCGCGGTCCTTCGCGGCGCCACCGTCACCCTGCGCCATCTCGAGACCAACGCCACCCGCAGCTTCACCACCGGCCCCACGGGCCTGTACGTTTTCTTTGCCCTGCCTCCGGGACGCTACGAGTTGCGCGCAGAAGCCCCGCGCTTCGCCCCCACGGTGGTGAGCGCTACCGTGGTGACCAGCCAGACGGTGACCCAGGACCTGGTGCTTGAGGTGGGTGCGGCGCCGGCCACCACGGTCGAGGTGGTGGGCGGGGTCAGCGAACTGGACGTCGCCGACGCTCAGCGCAGCACCACGCGCAGCGCGGCGGAGATCGCCAACCTCCCCGGGCTCGGGCACAACATGATGTCCTTGGTCCACCTCGGGGCTGGCCTTGCGCCCACCAACAATCCGCGCGGCGGATCCACCTTTGGCGGCGGAGGCTCCTACGTGATCGTGCTGGGGGTGCAGTCCGGCCTGATCGCGGCCAACGGCGGCCGCGCTCGCGCCAGTTCCGTGCAGCTGGACTACACCGACGCCAACGACTGGGAGGGCGGCGGCTTTGCCCCGGGCATGCAGGCCATCTCCCCCGACATGCTGCAGGAGTTCAAGCTGCTCACCAGCAACTTCTCCGCCGAGTACGGCGTGAAGTCGAATGCCCAGGTCATGATGGTGACGCGCAGCGGCAGCAACAGCCTGCACGGCACGGCCTACGACTTCTTGCAGAACGACGCGCTGAATGCGCGCGATTACTTCGACACAACCGGCAAGGCCACGCCGGTGAAGCAGAATATCTGGGGCTTCACCCTGGGCGGGCCGCTGCGCCGCGACAAGACCTTCTTCTTCGGCGGCTACGAAGGACGCAAGACCCGGGGCAACGCCATCACCAGCGTCTCCACCCTGCCCTCCGATGCCGCGCGCGCCACGGTGAGCGATCCCGTGGTCAAGGACCTGATCGACACCTACTTGCCCGAACCCACCGAGCCCATCGTCGGCCAGCCGATGCTGGGGCGCTACGTCACCCAGATCCCCTCCCCCATGGACACCTACCAGTTCGTGTTCAAGGCCGATCAGCGCTTCAGCGACGCGCACAGCATCTCGGCGCGGTATCTGCAGAGCACGGCGGCGTTCGTGGCCCGCTTCCCTTCGCAGAACGCGCTGCCCGGATTCGACGTGGATAACCACTTCGCCTTGCGCAACGTGAACCTCACGGACACGTATGTGTTCAGCCCCAAGACGGTCAACGAACTGCGCTTCTCATATGGCAATGCGGCCGCCGCCGGTCTTCCCCAGAACGGCCTCGAGACACCGCGCTTCCTCATCGTCGGGGTGGTCAACTTCGGCTCCCTGCAGTCGGTGCCCGCCACCCGCTCGTTCAACGTGTACCAGGTGAACGACCTGTTCAGCCACGTCCACGGGGCGCACGTGCTGAAGTTCGGAGGCGACCTCCGCTTCATCTACGACAACTCGGTCAACGCCACCAACGCGCGCGGCGTCTTCACCTTCCCCAATCTGAACGCGTTCCTGACGGGAAAGCCCAGCAGCTGGAAGCAATTGTTCGGCGATACGGAGCGTAACTTCCACACCGCTGTGCATGGGTTCTTCTTCCAGGACGATTGGAAGGTCGCATCCACCTTCACCGTGAACCTGGGCGTGCGCTGGGAGATCCAGGCGGCGCAGACCGAGGCCGACGGCAAGAGTTCGGTGCTCGACCCGGGAACGCCCGGCAGTATCGGCGCCGCCGGCAGCGGGCCGCTGGGCACCTTCCGGACCAGCGGGCCGGCCATCGCCGCCAACCCGTTCAACCTGGCGCCGCGCATCGGTTTCGCCTGGAACCCCGGTCACGGCAACTTCGTGATCCGTGGCGGCTACGGGATCTACTGGGACTCCTTCACCTTCGGTCCGCTGGCCGCGGCCCGCTCGGCGCCGCCGTTCAACTACACCCTGTCATGCCCGCCCTGCGTGATTGGCGGCGCCAACAGCTTTGCCAATCTGATCGACGGGACCGCGCCCATCCAGGCCCAGGGCAATGCCCAGGTAGGCAGCTTCGGCGCCCTGCTGAACTTCGGCCAGGTCACCACTGTCGATCCCAACCTGGCCAACCCCTATGTGCAGAACTTCAGCCTGGGCGTGGAGCGCCGGCTGGGGAAGGATTACGTCGTCTCGCTGGGATACGTGGGCACCAAGGCCAACCACCTTACCCGCCTGATCCCCATCAATTCCAAAATCGGCGGAGCTCGCCTGGACCCGCGCTTCGACCAGGTGGATACCCACGACGACGGCGGCGGATCGATCTACCACTCCCTCCAGGCCGAGGTGCGCAAGAACTTTTCCCACGGCCTCCAGCTGCAGGCTTCCTACACCTGGTCGAAGTCCATCGACGACGCCTCCGACTTCGCCCCAACCATCCAGGCCAACGACAACAGCTACATCCAGGACGCCTCCAACCCGCAGGCCGAGCGGGCAGTGTCGAACTTCGATATCCCCCACCGCATCGTCGTCACCGCCATCTGGAACCTGCCCTTCTTTCGCTCCCAGAAGGGGGTGCTGGGCAAGGCCTTTGGGGGGTGGAGCTTCCAGTCGGTGAACATGTGGCAGTCGGCCCTGCCCGCCACCATCATGTCGGGGGCGGTGGCCGGGGTCGTGGACGTCAACCAGGACGGTAACCTCATCCCCACCGGCCTGGACAACACCCGGGCCAACTGCAACCCCGCGGGATTCGGGTTCGTGCTGGGCGATCCCACTGGCATCTACGGCTATACCCAGCCGGCGCTAGGCAGCAACGGGAGCTGCGAGCGCAACAGTGCTCGCATGCGCAGCCTGACCAACTTCGACTGGGCGTTCGCCAAGAGCTTCCGGCTCTCCGAGTCCGGTCCGGCGGGCGCAGGCCCCTGGGACCTTCAGTTCCGGGCGGAACTGGTCAACATCTTCAATACCCCGTTCCTGACCGCCCAGGGCGACGCTTGGCGCACCGTGGCCAGCCCCACCTTCGGGCAAATCAACGCCGCCGGCATCCCCCGGAAGGCGCAGGTGGCTTTAAAACTGCAATGGTAG
- a CDS encoding mechanosensitive ion channel family protein: MKPNQRLTLTVLLALLIAAVVGLVLTRESAPPPSRFRRGQRIRVRDLVDQKPLETARRLALLPAAREERPFARRALKLGDDAVDLAFETALREAAAHPAPPTDEVRGLHQHIKEVQAHIAADQEQIERLERAAKGKNAGEAEDQLELAQAQLSLDQEELADAKQDLMRAGGDIQGSIKRSLDEHTATHATVASMEFPQPPDESWTLVSHFRNWRATADKQNQLNAAGQEATEAVTALTRKHDELEERTKQARASGAATTVAAMRQLSEDIKTLADYDQRIQDEQDLTTVYREWGAVAAARQSKSLHGMLESALWIVVICLAAFAANYLISRFDASLSPEKRRLRSLHFIARAGVRAFALLLIVIVVLGAPGQLTTVIGLAGAGLTVALKDFIVAFFGWFVLMGKNGIRVGDWVEINGIGGEVVEIGLLRTVLLETGKWGDAGHPTGRKVAFVNSFAVEGHYFNFSTTGQWLWDELEVLMPPDKDPYPIAKAIEEMVTKETEANARLAVQEWQRVASSEALQSFSAAPAINLRPTNIGVNIQVRYITRAHERYDLRSRLYAAVVELLRKRNIPESAVEKVPTA; encoded by the coding sequence ATGAAACCCAACCAGCGGCTGACCCTGACCGTTCTGCTGGCGCTGCTGATCGCCGCCGTCGTGGGCCTGGTGCTGACCCGCGAGTCGGCCCCTCCGCCCAGCCGCTTCCGCCGCGGGCAGCGCATCCGTGTCCGCGACCTGGTGGACCAGAAGCCGCTGGAAACGGCGCGCCGTCTGGCCCTGCTGCCGGCCGCGCGGGAGGAGCGTCCGTTCGCCCGCCGCGCGCTCAAGCTCGGCGATGACGCGGTGGACCTGGCCTTCGAGACGGCATTGCGCGAGGCCGCCGCGCATCCCGCTCCTCCCACCGACGAAGTACGCGGCCTGCACCAGCATATAAAGGAGGTGCAAGCCCACATCGCCGCCGACCAGGAACAGATCGAGCGTCTGGAGCGCGCGGCCAAGGGCAAGAACGCGGGCGAGGCCGAGGACCAGCTCGAACTCGCGCAGGCGCAGCTCTCGCTCGACCAGGAAGAGCTCGCCGATGCCAAGCAGGACCTGATGCGCGCCGGGGGCGACATCCAGGGTTCCATCAAGCGCTCGCTGGATGAGCACACGGCCACGCACGCCACGGTGGCCAGCATGGAGTTCCCGCAACCTCCCGACGAGTCGTGGACCCTGGTCTCGCACTTCAGGAACTGGCGCGCCACCGCAGACAAGCAAAACCAGCTCAATGCGGCGGGCCAGGAAGCCACCGAAGCCGTCACCGCCCTCACCAGGAAGCACGACGAGCTGGAAGAGCGCACCAAGCAAGCGCGCGCCAGCGGCGCCGCCACGACCGTCGCGGCCATGCGCCAGCTTTCCGAGGACATCAAGACGCTGGCCGACTACGACCAGCGCATCCAGGACGAGCAGGACCTGACCACTGTGTATCGCGAATGGGGCGCGGTGGCCGCGGCGCGCCAGAGCAAGAGCCTGCACGGCATGCTGGAGAGCGCGCTGTGGATCGTGGTCATCTGCCTGGCCGCGTTCGCCGCGAACTACCTGATCTCACGGTTCGACGCGTCGCTGAGCCCGGAGAAGAGACGCCTGCGCAGCCTGCATTTCATCGCGCGCGCCGGAGTGCGGGCGTTCGCGCTGCTGCTGATCGTCATCGTGGTCCTCGGCGCGCCCGGGCAGTTGACCACCGTCATCGGTCTGGCAGGCGCGGGATTGACGGTGGCGCTCAAGGACTTCATCGTCGCCTTCTTCGGCTGGTTCGTGCTGATGGGCAAGAACGGCATCCGCGTGGGCGACTGGGTGGAGATCAACGGCATCGGCGGCGAAGTGGTCGAGATCGGCCTGCTGCGCACCGTGCTGCTGGAAACCGGCAAGTGGGGCGACGCGGGACATCCCACCGGGCGCAAGGTGGCGTTCGTCAACAGCTTCGCCGTGGAAGGGCACTACTTCAATTTCTCCACCACGGGGCAGTGGCTGTGGGACGAACTGGAGGTGCTGATGCCTCCGGACAAAGATCCGTATCCCATCGCCAAGGCGATCGAAGAGATGGTCACGAAGGAGACCGAAGCCAACGCACGCCTCGCCGTGCAGGAGTGGCAGCGGGTCGCGAGCAGTGAGGCACTGCAATCGTTCTCCGCCGCACCGGCCATCAACCTGAGGCCCACCAACATCGGCGTGAACATCCAAGTGCGCTACATCACCCGCGCCCACGAGCGCTACGATCTGCGCTCGCGGCTGTACGCCGCCGTGGTCGAACTGCTGCGCAAGCGGAATATCCCGGAGAGTGCGGTGGAGAAGGTGCCGACGGCGTAG
- a CDS encoding arsenical pump-driving ATPase GET3 gives MSEIKQSLTEFVAAHPKLKFAFFGGKGGVGKTVMAGVSALHFAQQGRRTLLASTNPVHSLSGLLDQNVYGAPTHVTGVPNLWAYEIDTKETIERSKQDIKQKIRWFLKFAEISTQADSFVESATMNPAFEESAMFENMVDLMFKNEYDVYVFDTAPTANARRLLGMSKVYSLWVNKMMKSREEAQSLRELLSFTKKKEQDPLMDYLLKFKDRIGHARELLTDVEQTAFFFVTLPEALPIAVIKRFINWFHDFGIPVGGVIVNMLIQKDQVRPDSPDFVKNRVAMQDGYMKEIWRDFDNVRAVLPLLDDEVRGTAALAKVAQFAFGEVPVLAGSTK, from the coding sequence ATGTCCGAGATCAAACAATCACTCACGGAATTCGTTGCCGCTCATCCCAAGCTGAAGTTCGCCTTCTTCGGCGGCAAGGGCGGCGTGGGCAAGACGGTCATGGCCGGCGTCAGCGCACTGCACTTCGCGCAGCAGGGCCGGCGCACGCTGCTGGCCTCCACCAACCCCGTGCACTCGCTCAGCGGCCTGCTCGACCAGAACGTCTACGGCGCGCCCACCCACGTCACCGGCGTCCCCAACCTCTGGGCCTACGAGATCGACACCAAGGAGACCATCGAGCGCTCCAAGCAGGACATCAAGCAGAAGATCCGCTGGTTCCTGAAGTTCGCCGAGATCTCCACTCAGGCCGACTCGTTCGTCGAGAGCGCCACCATGAACCCCGCGTTCGAAGAATCGGCGATGTTCGAGAACATGGTGGACCTCATGTTCAAGAACGAGTACGACGTCTACGTCTTCGACACCGCGCCCACCGCCAACGCTCGCCGCCTGCTGGGCATGAGCAAGGTCTATTCGCTGTGGGTCAACAAGATGATGAAGTCCCGCGAGGAGGCGCAGTCCCTGCGTGAGCTGCTCTCCTTCACCAAGAAGAAGGAGCAGGACCCGCTCATGGACTACCTGCTCAAGTTCAAGGACCGCATCGGCCACGCCCGCGAGCTCCTGACCGACGTGGAACAGACCGCCTTCTTCTTCGTCACTTTGCCGGAGGCTCTGCCCATCGCGGTCATCAAGCGCTTCATCAACTGGTTCCACGATTTCGGCATTCCCGTGGGCGGCGTCATCGTGAATATGCTGATCCAGAAGGATCAGGTGCGCCCCGACTCGCCCGACTTCGTGAAGAACCGCGTCGCCATGCAGGACGGCTACATGAAGGAGATCTGGCGCGACTTCGACAACGTGCGCGCCGTTCTCCCGCTGCTCGACGACGAAGTCCGCGGCACCGCCGCTCTGGCCAAGGTCGCGCAGTTCGCCTTCGGCGAAGTGCCGGTACTGGCGGGCAGCACGAAGTAG
- a CDS encoding arsenical pump-driving ATPase GET3 — translation MSLKDTFEQNKDRRYIMFGGKGGLGKTTFSAATAFWLAQQGHKVLVFSVDPQASLSDIFQQDIYGKGAVKVMNNLYAQEIDADTHIREYQGQIRKKILDMYGMDQVPDEIEQYIQAASAEPAMEESAIFDAVVDIVVGGEYDYYIYDLVPLGHALYYLSMAKVYDEWINRITKLREEMREHEEMVARIKRQKVTEEDHILTELLYIKNRINQSSGILTDRKKTAFFFVVVPEEMIILDTEKAAQLFSKFDVPVAGYVVNRVLPTDLSQKQMPPYFQNRLKMQGRYLEEIDNTFGKQVIARVPELERDITGLPMIEKLAGLMYGNGNGRH, via the coding sequence ATGTCACTCAAAGATACGTTCGAACAGAATAAGGACCGCCGCTACATCATGTTCGGCGGCAAGGGCGGCCTGGGAAAGACCACTTTCTCCGCCGCCACCGCCTTCTGGCTCGCCCAGCAGGGACACAAGGTTCTCGTCTTCTCCGTGGATCCGCAGGCGTCGCTCAGCGACATCTTCCAGCAGGACATCTACGGCAAGGGCGCGGTCAAGGTCATGAACAACCTCTACGCCCAGGAGATCGACGCCGACACCCACATCCGCGAGTACCAGGGCCAGATCCGCAAGAAGATCCTCGACATGTACGGCATGGACCAGGTGCCGGACGAGATCGAGCAGTACATCCAGGCCGCCTCGGCCGAGCCTGCGATGGAGGAATCGGCGATCTTCGACGCTGTCGTGGATATCGTGGTCGGCGGCGAGTACGACTACTACATCTACGACCTCGTGCCTCTCGGCCACGCCCTCTATTACCTTTCCATGGCCAAGGTGTATGACGAGTGGATCAACCGCATCACCAAGCTGCGCGAGGAGATGCGCGAGCACGAGGAGATGGTGGCCCGCATCAAGCGCCAGAAGGTCACCGAAGAAGACCACATCCTCACCGAGCTGCTGTACATCAAGAACCGCATCAACCAGTCGTCGGGCATCCTCACCGACCGGAAGAAGACCGCGTTCTTCTTCGTCGTCGTCCCGGAAGAGATGATCATCCTCGACACCGAGAAGGCGGCGCAGCTCTTCTCCAAGTTCGACGTACCCGTCGCCGGATACGTCGTCAACCGCGTGCTGCCCACCGATCTCTCCCAGAAGCAGATGCCTCCGTACTTCCAGAACCGGCTCAAGATGCAGGGGCGGTACCTGGAGGAGATCGACAACACCTTCGGCAAGCAGGTGATCGCGCGCGTGCCCGAACTGGAGCGCGACATCACCGGGCTGCCGATGATCGAGAAATTGGCCGGGCTGATGTACGGCAACGGAAACGGGAGGCACTGA